A part of Astyanax mexicanus isolate ESR-SI-001 chromosome 2, AstMex3_surface, whole genome shotgun sequence genomic DNA contains:
- the plekha5 gene encoding pleckstrin homology domain-containing family A member 5 isoform X38 produces the protein MAADLKPDWLACLPSSWSYGVTRDGRVFFINEEAKSTTWLHPVTGEAVITGHRKTTDLPTGWEEGYTFEGARCFINHNERKVTCKHPVSGTPSQDNCIFVLNEHLSCGKLAAPVLNRPAPKAPASEKKERPTSTMSEASNYTGGSDYTTYPSSPTTSRPSRSSKKVHNFGKRSNSIKRNPNAPVVKSNWLYKQDSAGMKMWKKRWFVLCDMCLFYYRDEKEEGILGSILLPSFHISMLSVDDHISKKYAFKATHPNMRTYYFCTDTAKEMESWMKVMTDAALVHTEPVRRLEKVKVDPRSPQELNNMLNHRVLTRPEIQNNERNRESFRQEEKKQKPLEKQPSIREQERSFSSKDSQKEEKISLQRDGQKVSLQRDTERLVLQKDGDRYALQKDGERYTLQKDGEKYLLQKDGQKYTLHKNGERCSLQKDGENVLQKDGGRQKEREKTVLQKDREKPSFQQEGEKYGFQKETSSERPITKINTIKLQPVQSSTSSITSPITPTSAGSSSRQTHTPGPAGPAGGPSQYKAGQVNGEQGAEPDRTLSRSDSMQQLELWVRMQRNRAAPDDDTKSITSYQTLPRNMPSHRAQVVPRYPEGYRTLPRNLLRPDSICSVAGSLYDRALPPANADKRRSMRDDTMWQLYEWQQRQAHSRLGYGTLPSPKTMGRIAESIPSSPSHGSLSLYPSISPNRPFNPFSPINPLTPTNPLNPAPDVSSPVLRGDASIDRRHRAQLAKYSYLPDRRSSTAQNITPQSLQGKTPEELTLLLIKLRRQQAELNSVREHTLAQLMQLNLDTTNPKSEILSHHLQRNLMYMDSQMKENEPIIFMIHTMIENSAPRPQLYQQMSPEDYRENTYPYRPEELDVDTKLSRLCEQGKVVRTQEEKLQQLHREKHTLETALLSASQEIEMSAETSAAVQSVIQQRDVLQSGLLSTCRELSRVNAELDRSWREYDKLEADVTLAKRNLLEQLEALGSPQTEPPSQQHVQIQKELWRIQDVMEALGKNKPKRSTEPSFPGANPISSLQKSEGPDYRLYKSEVVSEVVSEVVSEVVCEVVCEVVR, from the exons tcACAATGAGCGGAAAGTGACGTGTAAGCACCCGGTCTCCGGCACGCCCTCGCAGGATAACTGCATCTTTGTCCTCAACGAACA CCTGAGTTGTGGGAAACTTGCGGCCCCTGTGTTGAACAG gCCGGCTCCTAAAGCTCCCGCCAGCGAGAAGAAGGAGCGACCAACGAGCACCATGAGCGAAGCCTCCAACTACACCGGCGGCTCCGACTACACCACCTATCCCAGCAGCCCCACCACCTCCAGA CCGTCAAGATCCTCGAAAAAAGTCCATAATTTTGGGAAGAGGTCCAACTCGATAAAGAGAAACCCGAACGCTCCGGTGGTGAAAAGTAACTGGCTTTACAAACAG GACAGCGCTGGGATGAAGATGTGGAAGAAGAGGTGGTTTGTGCTGTGTGACATGTGTCTCTTCTATTATAGAG ATGAGAAGGAGGAGGGGATTCTGGGAAGTATCCTGTTACCCAGCTTCCACATCTCCATGCTGTCTGTAGACGATCACATCAGCAAGAAATACGCCTTCAAG GCTACACATCCGAACATGCGCACCTATTATTTCTGCACCGATACGGCAAAAGAGATGGAGTCCTGGATGAAGGTGATGACGGACGCAGCGCTCGTCCACACGGAGCCGGTCCGGAG GTTGGAAAAGGTGAAGGTAGATCCCCGCAGTCCACAGGAGCTTAACAACATGCTGAATCACAGAGTTCTGACCCGACCCGAGATCCAGAACAACGAGAGGAACCGCGAGAGTTTCCGTCAGGAGGAGAAGAAACAGAAACCTCTGGAGAAACAGCCGAGTATCAGAGAGCAGGAGAGAAGCTTCTCCTCTAAAGACTCCCAGAAAGAGGAGAAGATCTCTCTGCAGAGAGACGGACAGAAAGTGTCTCTGcagagagacacggagagactgGTGCTGCAGAAAGACGGGGACAGGTACGCTCTGCAGAAGGACGGAGAACGCTACACCCtccagaaagatggagagaaataCCTGCTGCAGAAAGACGGACAGAAATACACTCTTCATAAAAACGGAGAGAGGTGTTCTCTTCAAAAGGATGGAGAGAACGTTCTGCAGAAAGACGGAGGGAGACAGAAAGAACGAGAGAAGACGGTTCTGCAGAAAGATCGAGAGAAACCCAGTTTTCAGCAGGAAGGAGAGAAATACGGTTTTCAGAAAGAGACGAGTTCAGAGAGACCGATCACCAAAATCAACACCATCAAACTGCAGCCGGTTCagtcctccacctcctccatcaCCTCCCCCATCACCCCCACCTCCGCCGGGTCCTCCTCCCGCCAGACCCACACCCCCGGACCCGCGGGACCAGCAGGAGGTCCCTCTCAGTATAAAGCAGGACAGGTAAACGGGGAGCAGGGCGCTGAGCCTGACAGGACCCTCAGCAGGAGCGACTCCATGCAGCAGCTGGAGCTGTGGGTCCGAATGCAGCGCAACCGAGCCGCACCCGACGACGACACCAAGAG CATCACTTCTTATCAGACGCTGCCGAGGAACATGCCCAGTCACCGGGCGCAGGTGGTGCCGCGCTACCCTGAGGGATACCGGACGCTCCCGCGGAACCTGCTGCGTCCGGACAGTATCTGCAGCGTGGCGGGGTCTCTGTACGACCGGGCGCTGCCACCCGCCAACGCCGACAAGCGCCGCTCCATGCGGGACGACACCATGTGGCAGCTGTACGAGTGGCAGCAGCGGCAGGCGCACAGCCGGCTGGGATACGGGACGCTGCCCAGCCCCAAGACCATGGGGCGCATCGCCGAGTCCATCCCGTCCTCGCCGTCCCACGGCTCCCTGTCCCTGTACCCCTCCATCTCCCCCAACCGCCCCTTTAACCCCTTCAGCCCCATAAACCCCCTAACCCCCACCAACCCCTTAAACCCCGCCCCCGACGTCTCCTCACCCGTCCTCCGCGGAGACGCCAGCATCGACCGCCGCCACAGAGCCCAGCTCGCCAAG TACTCTTACCTGCCTGACCGCAGATCCTCAACAGCTCAGAACATCACACCTCAGTCCCTGCAGGGTAAAACG CCGGAGGAGCTGACCCTGCTGCTGATTAAACTGCGCCGGCAGCAGGCTGAGCTCAACAGCGTCCGAGAGCACACTCTCGCGCAGCTAATGCAGCTTAACCTCGACACCACCAACCCAAAG AGTGAGATTCTCTCCCACCACCTGCAGAGGAATCTCATGTATATGGACAGCCAG ATGAAGGAGAATGAGCCGATAATCTTCATGATTCACACTATGATTGAGAACTCTGCTCCAAGGCCTCAACTATACCAGCAA ATGAGTCCTGAAGATTACAGAGAAAACACTTACCCATACAGACCTGAGGAGCTGGATGTGGAC ACTAAACTGAGTCGACTGTGTGAACAGGGTAAAGTGGTCCGAACCCAAGAGGAGAAACTCCAGCAGCTCCACAGAGAGAAG CACACTCTGGAGACGGCTCTGCTGTCGGCGAGTCAGGAGATCGAGATGAGCGCTGAGACCTCGGCGGCGGTGCAGAGCGTCATACAGCAGCGGGACGTCCTGCAGAGCGGCCTGCTCAGCACCTGCAGAGAACTGTCCCGAGTAAACGCT GAGCTGGATCGGAGCTGGAGAGAGTATGATAAGCTGGAGGCTGATGTTACTCTGGCTAAGAGGAAcctgctggagcagctggaggcTCTCGGGAGTCCACAG ACGGAGCCGCCCAGTCAGCAGCACGTTCAGATTCAGAAGGAGTTGTGGAGAATTCAGGACGTGATGGAGGCGCTCGgtaaaaacaagccaaagagaaGCACAGAACCCA GTTTTCCAGGAGCAAATCCAATCTCCAGCCTTCAGAAAAGTGAG GGTCCGGACTACAGGCTGTataagagtgaggtagtgagtgaggtagtgagtgaggtagtgagtgaggtagtgtgtgag gtagtgtgtgaggtagtgaggtag
- the plekha5 gene encoding pleckstrin homology domain-containing family A member 5 isoform X26 gives MAADLKPDWLACLPSSWSYGVTRDGRVFFINEEAKSTTWLHPVTGEAVITGHRKTTDLPTGWEEGYTFEGARCFINHNERKVTCKHPVSGTPSQDNCIFVLNEHLSCGKLAAPVLNRPAPKAPASEKKERPTSTMSEASNYTGGSDYTTYPSSPTTSRPSRSSKKVHNFGKRSNSIKRNPNAPVVKSNWLYKQDSAGMKMWKKRWFVLCDMCLFYYRDEKEEGILGSILLPSFHISMLSVDDHISKKYAFKATHPNMRTYYFCTDTAKEMESWMKVMTDAALVHTEPVRRLEKVKVDPRSPQELNNMLNHRVLTRPEIQNNERNRESFRQEEKKQKPLEKQPSIREQERSFSSKDSQKEEKISLQRDGQKVSLQRDTERLVLQKDGDRYALQKDGERYTLQKDGEKYLLQKDGQKYTLHKNGERCSLQKDGENVLQKDGGRQKEREKTVLQKDREKPSFQQEGEKYGFQKETSSERPITKINTIKLQPVQSSTSSITSPITPTSAGSSSRQTHTPGPAGPAGGPSQYKAGQVNGEQGAEPDRTLSRSDSMQQLELWVRMQRNRAAPDDDTKSITSYQTLPRNMPSHRAQVVPRYPEGYRTLPRNLLRPDSICSVAGSLYDRALPPANADKRRSMRDDTMWQLYEWQQRQAHSRLGYGTLPSPKTMGRIAESIPSSPSHGSLSLYPSISPNRPFNPFSPINPLTPTNPLNPAPDVSSPVLRGDASIDRRHRAQLAKYSYLPDRRSSTAQNITPQSLQGKTPEELTLLLIKLRRQQAELNSVREHTLAQLMQLNLDTTNPKSEILSHHLQRNLMYMDSQMKENEPIIFMIHTMIENSAPRPQLYQQMSPEDYRENTYPYRPEELDVDTKLSRLCEQGKVVRTQEEKLQQLHREKHTLETALLSASQEIEMSAETSAAVQSVIQQRDVLQSGLLSTCRELSRVNAELDRSWREYDKLEADVTLAKRNLLEQLEALGSPQTEPPSQQHVQIQKELWRIQDVMEALGKNKPKRSTEPSFPGANPISSLQKSEESDSAPPRPPLPQVYEGGDRPSGHAPPCPGSAPPPTPRTTPHRPEDRKAAQRNGAHSGPDYRLYKSEVVSEVVCEVVCEVVR, from the exons tcACAATGAGCGGAAAGTGACGTGTAAGCACCCGGTCTCCGGCACGCCCTCGCAGGATAACTGCATCTTTGTCCTCAACGAACA CCTGAGTTGTGGGAAACTTGCGGCCCCTGTGTTGAACAG gCCGGCTCCTAAAGCTCCCGCCAGCGAGAAGAAGGAGCGACCAACGAGCACCATGAGCGAAGCCTCCAACTACACCGGCGGCTCCGACTACACCACCTATCCCAGCAGCCCCACCACCTCCAGA CCGTCAAGATCCTCGAAAAAAGTCCATAATTTTGGGAAGAGGTCCAACTCGATAAAGAGAAACCCGAACGCTCCGGTGGTGAAAAGTAACTGGCTTTACAAACAG GACAGCGCTGGGATGAAGATGTGGAAGAAGAGGTGGTTTGTGCTGTGTGACATGTGTCTCTTCTATTATAGAG ATGAGAAGGAGGAGGGGATTCTGGGAAGTATCCTGTTACCCAGCTTCCACATCTCCATGCTGTCTGTAGACGATCACATCAGCAAGAAATACGCCTTCAAG GCTACACATCCGAACATGCGCACCTATTATTTCTGCACCGATACGGCAAAAGAGATGGAGTCCTGGATGAAGGTGATGACGGACGCAGCGCTCGTCCACACGGAGCCGGTCCGGAG GTTGGAAAAGGTGAAGGTAGATCCCCGCAGTCCACAGGAGCTTAACAACATGCTGAATCACAGAGTTCTGACCCGACCCGAGATCCAGAACAACGAGAGGAACCGCGAGAGTTTCCGTCAGGAGGAGAAGAAACAGAAACCTCTGGAGAAACAGCCGAGTATCAGAGAGCAGGAGAGAAGCTTCTCCTCTAAAGACTCCCAGAAAGAGGAGAAGATCTCTCTGCAGAGAGACGGACAGAAAGTGTCTCTGcagagagacacggagagactgGTGCTGCAGAAAGACGGGGACAGGTACGCTCTGCAGAAGGACGGAGAACGCTACACCCtccagaaagatggagagaaataCCTGCTGCAGAAAGACGGACAGAAATACACTCTTCATAAAAACGGAGAGAGGTGTTCTCTTCAAAAGGATGGAGAGAACGTTCTGCAGAAAGACGGAGGGAGACAGAAAGAACGAGAGAAGACGGTTCTGCAGAAAGATCGAGAGAAACCCAGTTTTCAGCAGGAAGGAGAGAAATACGGTTTTCAGAAAGAGACGAGTTCAGAGAGACCGATCACCAAAATCAACACCATCAAACTGCAGCCGGTTCagtcctccacctcctccatcaCCTCCCCCATCACCCCCACCTCCGCCGGGTCCTCCTCCCGCCAGACCCACACCCCCGGACCCGCGGGACCAGCAGGAGGTCCCTCTCAGTATAAAGCAGGACAGGTAAACGGGGAGCAGGGCGCTGAGCCTGACAGGACCCTCAGCAGGAGCGACTCCATGCAGCAGCTGGAGCTGTGGGTCCGAATGCAGCGCAACCGAGCCGCACCCGACGACGACACCAAGAG CATCACTTCTTATCAGACGCTGCCGAGGAACATGCCCAGTCACCGGGCGCAGGTGGTGCCGCGCTACCCTGAGGGATACCGGACGCTCCCGCGGAACCTGCTGCGTCCGGACAGTATCTGCAGCGTGGCGGGGTCTCTGTACGACCGGGCGCTGCCACCCGCCAACGCCGACAAGCGCCGCTCCATGCGGGACGACACCATGTGGCAGCTGTACGAGTGGCAGCAGCGGCAGGCGCACAGCCGGCTGGGATACGGGACGCTGCCCAGCCCCAAGACCATGGGGCGCATCGCCGAGTCCATCCCGTCCTCGCCGTCCCACGGCTCCCTGTCCCTGTACCCCTCCATCTCCCCCAACCGCCCCTTTAACCCCTTCAGCCCCATAAACCCCCTAACCCCCACCAACCCCTTAAACCCCGCCCCCGACGTCTCCTCACCCGTCCTCCGCGGAGACGCCAGCATCGACCGCCGCCACAGAGCCCAGCTCGCCAAG TACTCTTACCTGCCTGACCGCAGATCCTCAACAGCTCAGAACATCACACCTCAGTCCCTGCAGGGTAAAACG CCGGAGGAGCTGACCCTGCTGCTGATTAAACTGCGCCGGCAGCAGGCTGAGCTCAACAGCGTCCGAGAGCACACTCTCGCGCAGCTAATGCAGCTTAACCTCGACACCACCAACCCAAAG AGTGAGATTCTCTCCCACCACCTGCAGAGGAATCTCATGTATATGGACAGCCAG ATGAAGGAGAATGAGCCGATAATCTTCATGATTCACACTATGATTGAGAACTCTGCTCCAAGGCCTCAACTATACCAGCAA ATGAGTCCTGAAGATTACAGAGAAAACACTTACCCATACAGACCTGAGGAGCTGGATGTGGAC ACTAAACTGAGTCGACTGTGTGAACAGGGTAAAGTGGTCCGAACCCAAGAGGAGAAACTCCAGCAGCTCCACAGAGAGAAG CACACTCTGGAGACGGCTCTGCTGTCGGCGAGTCAGGAGATCGAGATGAGCGCTGAGACCTCGGCGGCGGTGCAGAGCGTCATACAGCAGCGGGACGTCCTGCAGAGCGGCCTGCTCAGCACCTGCAGAGAACTGTCCCGAGTAAACGCT GAGCTGGATCGGAGCTGGAGAGAGTATGATAAGCTGGAGGCTGATGTTACTCTGGCTAAGAGGAAcctgctggagcagctggaggcTCTCGGGAGTCCACAG ACGGAGCCGCCCAGTCAGCAGCACGTTCAGATTCAGAAGGAGTTGTGGAGAATTCAGGACGTGATGGAGGCGCTCGgtaaaaacaagccaaagagaaGCACAGAACCCA GTTTTCCAGGAGCAAATCCAATCTCCAGCCTTCAGAAAAGTGAG GAGTCCGACTCCGCCCCCCCGCGTCCTCCTCTCCCCCAGGTGTATGAGGGTGGTGATCGCCCGAGCGGGCACGCCCCGCCCTGCCCCGGCTCGGCCCCGCCCCCCACACCTCGCACCACCCCGCACCGGCCGGAGGACCGCAAAGCTGCCCAGAGAAACGGTGCCCACAGC GGTCCGGACTACAGGCTGTataagagtgag gtagtgagtgaggtagtgtgtgaggtagtgtgtgaggtagtgaggtag
- the plekha5 gene encoding pleckstrin homology domain-containing family A member 5 isoform X30, whose translation MAADLKPDWLACLPSSWSYGVTRDGRVFFINEEAKSTTWLHPVTGEAVITGHRKTTDLPTGWEEGYTFEGARCFINHNERKVTCKHPVSGTPSQDNCIFVLNEHLSCGKLAAPVLNRPAPKAPASEKKERPTSTMSEASNYTGGSDYTTYPSSPTTSRPSRSSKKVHNFGKRSNSIKRNPNAPVVKSNWLYKQDSAGMKMWKKRWFVLCDMCLFYYRDEKEEGILGSILLPSFHISMLSVDDHISKKYAFKATHPNMRTYYFCTDTAKEMESWMKVMTDAALVHTEPVRRLEKVKVDPRSPQELNNMLNHRVLTRPEIQNNERNRESFRQEEKKQKPLEKQPSIREQERSFSSKDSQKEEKISLQRDGQKVSLQRDTERLVLQKDGDRYALQKDGERYTLQKDGEKYLLQKDGQKYTLHKNGERCSLQKDGENVLQKDGGRQKEREKTVLQKDREKPSFQQEGEKYGFQKETSSERPITKINTIKLQPVQSSTSSITSPITPTSAGSSSRQTHTPGPAGPAGGPSQYKAGQVNGEQGAEPDRTLSRSDSMQQLELWVRMQRNRAAPDDDTKSITSYQTLPRNMPSHRAQVVPRYPEGYRTLPRNLLRPDSICSVAGSLYDRALPPANADKRRSMRDDTMWQLYEWQQRQAHSRLGYGTLPSPKTMGRIAESIPSSPSHGSLSLYPSISPNRPFNPFSPINPLTPTNPLNPAPDVSSPVLRGDASIDRRHRAQLAKYSYLPDRRSSTAQNITPQSLQGKTPEELTLLLIKLRRQQAELNSVREHTLAQLMQLNLDTTNPKSEILSHHLQRNLMYMDSQMKENEPIIFMIHTMIENSAPRPQLYQQMSPEDYRENTYPYRPEELDVDTKLSRLCEQGKVVRTQEEKLQQLHREKHTLETALLSASQEIEMSAETSAAVQSVIQQRDVLQSGLLSTCRELSRVNAELDRSWREYDKLEADVTLAKRNLLEQLEALGSPQTEPPSQQHVQIQKELWRIQDVMEALGKNKPKRSTEPSFPGANPISSLQKSEESDSAPPRPPLPQVYEGGDRPSGHAPPCPGSAPPPTPRTTPHRPEDRKAAQRNGAHSGPDYRLYKSEVV comes from the exons tcACAATGAGCGGAAAGTGACGTGTAAGCACCCGGTCTCCGGCACGCCCTCGCAGGATAACTGCATCTTTGTCCTCAACGAACA CCTGAGTTGTGGGAAACTTGCGGCCCCTGTGTTGAACAG gCCGGCTCCTAAAGCTCCCGCCAGCGAGAAGAAGGAGCGACCAACGAGCACCATGAGCGAAGCCTCCAACTACACCGGCGGCTCCGACTACACCACCTATCCCAGCAGCCCCACCACCTCCAGA CCGTCAAGATCCTCGAAAAAAGTCCATAATTTTGGGAAGAGGTCCAACTCGATAAAGAGAAACCCGAACGCTCCGGTGGTGAAAAGTAACTGGCTTTACAAACAG GACAGCGCTGGGATGAAGATGTGGAAGAAGAGGTGGTTTGTGCTGTGTGACATGTGTCTCTTCTATTATAGAG ATGAGAAGGAGGAGGGGATTCTGGGAAGTATCCTGTTACCCAGCTTCCACATCTCCATGCTGTCTGTAGACGATCACATCAGCAAGAAATACGCCTTCAAG GCTACACATCCGAACATGCGCACCTATTATTTCTGCACCGATACGGCAAAAGAGATGGAGTCCTGGATGAAGGTGATGACGGACGCAGCGCTCGTCCACACGGAGCCGGTCCGGAG GTTGGAAAAGGTGAAGGTAGATCCCCGCAGTCCACAGGAGCTTAACAACATGCTGAATCACAGAGTTCTGACCCGACCCGAGATCCAGAACAACGAGAGGAACCGCGAGAGTTTCCGTCAGGAGGAGAAGAAACAGAAACCTCTGGAGAAACAGCCGAGTATCAGAGAGCAGGAGAGAAGCTTCTCCTCTAAAGACTCCCAGAAAGAGGAGAAGATCTCTCTGCAGAGAGACGGACAGAAAGTGTCTCTGcagagagacacggagagactgGTGCTGCAGAAAGACGGGGACAGGTACGCTCTGCAGAAGGACGGAGAACGCTACACCCtccagaaagatggagagaaataCCTGCTGCAGAAAGACGGACAGAAATACACTCTTCATAAAAACGGAGAGAGGTGTTCTCTTCAAAAGGATGGAGAGAACGTTCTGCAGAAAGACGGAGGGAGACAGAAAGAACGAGAGAAGACGGTTCTGCAGAAAGATCGAGAGAAACCCAGTTTTCAGCAGGAAGGAGAGAAATACGGTTTTCAGAAAGAGACGAGTTCAGAGAGACCGATCACCAAAATCAACACCATCAAACTGCAGCCGGTTCagtcctccacctcctccatcaCCTCCCCCATCACCCCCACCTCCGCCGGGTCCTCCTCCCGCCAGACCCACACCCCCGGACCCGCGGGACCAGCAGGAGGTCCCTCTCAGTATAAAGCAGGACAGGTAAACGGGGAGCAGGGCGCTGAGCCTGACAGGACCCTCAGCAGGAGCGACTCCATGCAGCAGCTGGAGCTGTGGGTCCGAATGCAGCGCAACCGAGCCGCACCCGACGACGACACCAAGAG CATCACTTCTTATCAGACGCTGCCGAGGAACATGCCCAGTCACCGGGCGCAGGTGGTGCCGCGCTACCCTGAGGGATACCGGACGCTCCCGCGGAACCTGCTGCGTCCGGACAGTATCTGCAGCGTGGCGGGGTCTCTGTACGACCGGGCGCTGCCACCCGCCAACGCCGACAAGCGCCGCTCCATGCGGGACGACACCATGTGGCAGCTGTACGAGTGGCAGCAGCGGCAGGCGCACAGCCGGCTGGGATACGGGACGCTGCCCAGCCCCAAGACCATGGGGCGCATCGCCGAGTCCATCCCGTCCTCGCCGTCCCACGGCTCCCTGTCCCTGTACCCCTCCATCTCCCCCAACCGCCCCTTTAACCCCTTCAGCCCCATAAACCCCCTAACCCCCACCAACCCCTTAAACCCCGCCCCCGACGTCTCCTCACCCGTCCTCCGCGGAGACGCCAGCATCGACCGCCGCCACAGAGCCCAGCTCGCCAAG TACTCTTACCTGCCTGACCGCAGATCCTCAACAGCTCAGAACATCACACCTCAGTCCCTGCAGGGTAAAACG CCGGAGGAGCTGACCCTGCTGCTGATTAAACTGCGCCGGCAGCAGGCTGAGCTCAACAGCGTCCGAGAGCACACTCTCGCGCAGCTAATGCAGCTTAACCTCGACACCACCAACCCAAAG AGTGAGATTCTCTCCCACCACCTGCAGAGGAATCTCATGTATATGGACAGCCAG ATGAAGGAGAATGAGCCGATAATCTTCATGATTCACACTATGATTGAGAACTCTGCTCCAAGGCCTCAACTATACCAGCAA ATGAGTCCTGAAGATTACAGAGAAAACACTTACCCATACAGACCTGAGGAGCTGGATGTGGAC ACTAAACTGAGTCGACTGTGTGAACAGGGTAAAGTGGTCCGAACCCAAGAGGAGAAACTCCAGCAGCTCCACAGAGAGAAG CACACTCTGGAGACGGCTCTGCTGTCGGCGAGTCAGGAGATCGAGATGAGCGCTGAGACCTCGGCGGCGGTGCAGAGCGTCATACAGCAGCGGGACGTCCTGCAGAGCGGCCTGCTCAGCACCTGCAGAGAACTGTCCCGAGTAAACGCT GAGCTGGATCGGAGCTGGAGAGAGTATGATAAGCTGGAGGCTGATGTTACTCTGGCTAAGAGGAAcctgctggagcagctggaggcTCTCGGGAGTCCACAG ACGGAGCCGCCCAGTCAGCAGCACGTTCAGATTCAGAAGGAGTTGTGGAGAATTCAGGACGTGATGGAGGCGCTCGgtaaaaacaagccaaagagaaGCACAGAACCCA GTTTTCCAGGAGCAAATCCAATCTCCAGCCTTCAGAAAAGTGAG GAGTCCGACTCCGCCCCCCCGCGTCCTCCTCTCCCCCAGGTGTATGAGGGTGGTGATCGCCCGAGCGGGCACGCCCCGCCCTGCCCCGGCTCGGCCCCGCCCCCCACACCTCGCACCACCCCGCACCGGCCGGAGGACCGCAAAGCTGCCCAGAGAAACGGTGCCCACAGC GGTCCGGACTACAGGCTGTATAAGAGTGAGGTagtgtag